The genomic region GCGCCGCGGTTTTCGATGCTCGACGGCGGCAGCAGCGACTTGCGCGTCTTCAGTGACACGAGTTCCTGCTGGGCGGCGGCAAGCTCGCGCTTCCTGGTCGCGTGGCCGTCGAACGCCTCGAACCTCAGCTCCTTGAGCGCCTCGGAATCGTCCTGCAGTTCGGCCGAACGTGCCGCGGCGTGGGCATGGGCCTGCTCCCAGCCGGCGGCCGACCATGGAAGGTCCAGGCCGGCGTCGGACAGCGCCTTGCGGGTCGATTCCTCCACCTCCTGGCGGAGCTTGAGCCCCACCCGGGCGTTCTCCAGCGACTGCTCGATCGCGGAAATCGCGTTGCCGCCCTGGTTGTTGTACTCCGCCTCGAGCTGGCGGAGCTCCTTGGCGAGGCCGTCGCGGACGGCGCGTTCGGCGGCGAGGTCACCCGCCTTCGCCTGGGCGAGCTCCTTCAGCTGTGCCAGGGTCTTCTCGTGCACGGTGACGGCGAGCCGCTGCTTGTAGGCCTCGAACTCCCCGCCGGAAAGCTCCCGGAGCCGGTTCGCGTCGAGCAGCGCCTGCGCGTACTCCTTGTTCAGCCCGGGAACGGGAGCCAGCTGGTCGCGCTGCTGCCGGACGTCCTCGAGGCGCTGCCGGATGGACATGAGGTTGCTGAATTCCTCGACGACGTCGTCCGCGGCAGCCAGCGTGGCGGGGGCGTCGAGGACCTGATCGCGGAAGAACGTGTTGACGCTGCCCCCGAGCCCCTTGCCGGCCTGGATGACCCGCAGCAGCGGCAGCGCCTGATCCGAATTGATGCCCAGGAGGCGGCGGAAGCGCTCGGCAAACGCCTTGTGGACATCGAAGACCTGGGCATCCGGGAAGGTCGCGTCGAGCGCGGACTTGGTGAACCGTTTGTCCGCAATACCCTCGATCGCCGCGAGGTCCAGCGGCTTGTTGTCGATCACGTAGAACCGGCCGACGCTTGATTCCGTGCCGTTCTTGGGCAGGTCGAACAGCGCCGAGACCGTGACTTTGGTGCCGGCGGCGTTGTCGAACGTCAGGGCGACGGCGGACCACGTCGCCCCGGGGCGCTGGAAGGCACTGGCCGAGCCCTCGCCGACCGCCTTGTCGCCCACCTTGCCGCGCATGTACGTGAACGTGGTGCGCTTGTCCTCGACGGCGCCTCCCGCCCGCTGCGCCGCGGCCTCGTTGGAGCGCGGTCGGGCATCAAAGACCCGGAGCATCGCGTCGAACAGCGTGGACTTGCCGACGCCGGAGTTGCCGGTCAGCAGGGTGCCATTGCGGTCCACGTGCATGGTGTGGGCGCCATGGAACGTGCCCCAGTTGACCACCTGGACGAGGGCCAGGCGCATCTGGCCGGGGTTGGTCAGCTCACCCATCGGCAGCATGGTTGCGATGCTCACTTGGCTGCCTCGGTTTCGGTTGAGTCCGTTGTGGTTGCGGGGGCGGCATCGGCGTCGTCGCCGTCCTCTTCCGCGGAACTATCGGTGTCGAGTTCTATCAGGGGTTCGGTTCCTGCCGGGTCGGTGCTGGCTGCCACCAAGGCTTCGATCTGGGCTGGGATGTCGCCGATGTTTTCGAACGGGAGGGCCAGGGGCAGGGCGTTGGAGATCGTGTAGACCTCGTCCAGGCCCGTGGCGAGGAGGAGTTGGCGGGCCAGGAGTTTGGTGATCGCACGGTTGACGACGTCGGCATCGCGGAGGGCGTCCTGCTGGCCGGCGGGCTGGTAGTGGGCGATGAGTTCGGCGACTTCCTCGCGCGTGATCGTGGGGTCGGTCTGGGCGGTGACGTGCCGGTCCAGGAGCAGTCGCAGGCGGAGCAGGACTATGGTTTCAACGCGGCTCAGGGCACGCTGCTGCCGCAGGATGCTGGAGCGGGTGCTGCCGCCGATCGCCTCGGGGTCCACGGGCCGCAGCACAGCGACCTTGCGCTCGTGGTCCAGCTGCAGCGTCAGGAACAGCTCCGAGAGGCGGCTGCGCAGGATCAGCTGGTTGTCCAGCAGCGTGGTCCACAGTTTCTCGTCGCGGCCGCCGTCGATGTAGGGGCCTTTGAGAAGCTTCACGAGCGCCTGCCGGACCTTCATCGGGAGAACGCCCGTATCGCCCGGGAACAGGGCAGCGCCGTCGACAAACGTGTCCCGCGGGGTCACCGTGAAGGGATCGGTCCGCACGTGGTCGCCCTGGTGGGCAGGCGCCGTGGGCACGGACGGCAGGCCCGTCGTCTCGCTCTCTGTCGCAGTCCCTGTCGCGGTCCCTGCCGCAGTCTGTGTCGCGGTCCCTGTCGCAGTCTCTTCAGTCATTTTCAATCCTTCGTGAGCGTGACGACGGGCAGGTACGCGGTGCGGGTGGTGCCGTCGATTTGTTCGAATTCGATGGGGCCCCAGGTCTCGCGGTCGAAGCCGGCGCCGTCGTGCAGGGTCTGCGAGAGGAGGGCGCGGATGGAGTTGATGTGGCGCTCCCCGGGCGGGAGTTGGGCCCAGGCCTCGGTGAGGGTTGAGGCCCCCGCGAGCGCGGCGCGGATGGCTTCCGGCCTGGCCTTGGCGGTCCGGGGCGAGCGCGCCCGGTCCGAGTCCGAGAACGCGATGGGGTCGGCCAGCTTAGGCGGTGCCGCGAACTCGTCCGGGTCGAAGAGCTTGACCATGGCCAGGGACTCGAAGCCGGCGCTGAACAGCACCGGACCGGGGACCAAGCCGGGCCGGTCGCGCTCATACGGCAGGGAGCGGATGGCCTGCTCGGCCTCCCGCAGGACCTTGCGGAGCCGGACCGATTGGCGGAAGTCATCACTTTGGACATACGTGTTGAGGCTCTCGCTGAGCTTGCCGTAGATCCTCTGGATCTGGCTGTGCTGGCTGCGGAGTTCGGCCACGAGGTTCTTGAGGGTCTCGCGTTCGTCGTGGCTGAGCTCGTCCGCGAACTGCCGGCTCAGCACTTCGCCGATCGCGGACCGGAACCGCAGCTGCTGCTGCGGGTCTTCCAGGAACGCGGTGAAGGAACGGAAGGTCCGGCCTTCGGGGCTCTGCCGGAGCCGTTTATCGGCCTCGAGCACCTGGGCCATGGTGGCACCCTTGCTCAGCGATTCCTCGATGATCTGGTTGCGCAGTTCCCCGACGAGCTCCTCAATCCGGTCACGCATCTTCTTGTAGTCCGCGGGCAGGCTTGCGGCGAGGTCCAGGATGTTGCCGGCGGCCTCCACGGCCTCGTCGTCGTCGAGCAGGCCGTCGAAGTCCCCCGAGCTGATGTCCTGCATCAGCTGCCGGCGCTCGTCGATCTCCTCTTCGAGGGATTCAAGCCGTGCGCTCTGGTCCGGGTTGGTCTCGTTGGCGAGCTTCTCCACATCGCCGAGCAGCGTGCCCAGCCGGGAGCCGTTCAGCGTGGACCGTTCGCTCGACAGGCTATCCAGGAAGGCGAGGACGCGGGCGGCGGGTTCAGTGACTTCGTACACGATCTGACCCGACTGGTTCCGGCGCGTCAGGAAGTTCTTGCGGGTCCACTCGTCGGCATATTTCTTCCCGGACGCCGCGCCGCCGGCCTGGCCGCCCTGCTGCTCTCCCGTGCCGGGGGCCTGCCGGCGGAGCTGCTCAAGGAAGGCGTCGACGTCGGCGTGGAACTCTTCCAGCGGCAGCTGGGCGCGGGTGCGCGTGAAGGAGGCCTGGAGTACGGCGATCACCCACGGCGCCGAGCGCGTCAGCGCCCACGCGGGTCCTTTGGTGAGGAGCTCTAGGTCCCGGAGCCGGGCACTGATGGCGTCGGCTGATGACACGGCGGAGCGGGACACGCGCTCTCCTTCGACTTCCAGAGCTTGGTTTGGGGTGGCGTTGCGCGGCAGCGGATTCGAAAAACTGCCAGGTACAAGGTTAACGCAGGGCTCCGGCCGGATTCATCGTTGTGGGCTCCCCCAAGTCGGAGCAGACTGGAATGACCAGCTGATGGGAGACGATCATGCGGAAGAGAACAGTGTGGATCACGGGGGCGGCCTCTGCAGCGGTGGTACTGGGAGGGGCGTCGATTGCGGTCGGGGCCACCCAGGCCAGGGATCTCTGGTCCGGGAGTCCGGACGCCGTCACAGCCCGAATCGGGAGCATCGCACTCGGTGACGATTCCGACGAACCGGCGCTCACCGACGCCGACCGCGCGCAGGCAGCCAGCGCCGCGCTGGCGAAGGTCGGCCAGGGCAGTGTCACGGAAGTGGAGCGCAACGACGAATCCGGGGCGGCCTATGAGGTGGAAGTCCGCCTCAATGACGGGTCCGAGGTAGAGGTCGCCGTGGGTA from Arthrobacter sp. NicSoilB8 harbors:
- a CDS encoding DUF4194 domain-containing protein, with protein sequence MTEETATGTATQTAAGTATGTATESETTGLPSVPTAPAHQGDHVRTDPFTVTPRDTFVDGAALFPGDTGVLPMKVRQALVKLLKGPYIDGGRDEKLWTTLLDNQLILRSRLSELFLTLQLDHERKVAVLRPVDPEAIGGSTRSSILRQQRALSRVETIVLLRLRLLLDRHVTAQTDPTITREEVAELIAHYQPAGQQDALRDADVVNRAITKLLARQLLLATGLDEVYTISNALPLALPFENIGDIPAQIEALVAASTDPAGTEPLIELDTDSSAEEDGDDADAAPATTTDSTETEAAK
- a CDS encoding DUF3375 family protein, with protein sequence MSRSAVSSADAISARLRDLELLTKGPAWALTRSAPWVIAVLQASFTRTRAQLPLEEFHADVDAFLEQLRRQAPGTGEQQGGQAGGAASGKKYADEWTRKNFLTRRNQSGQIVYEVTEPAARVLAFLDSLSSERSTLNGSRLGTLLGDVEKLANETNPDQSARLESLEEEIDERRQLMQDISSGDFDGLLDDDEAVEAAGNILDLAASLPADYKKMRDRIEELVGELRNQIIEESLSKGATMAQVLEADKRLRQSPEGRTFRSFTAFLEDPQQQLRFRSAIGEVLSRQFADELSHDERETLKNLVAELRSQHSQIQRIYGKLSESLNTYVQSDDFRQSVRLRKVLREAEQAIRSLPYERDRPGLVPGPVLFSAGFESLAMVKLFDPDEFAAPPKLADPIAFSDSDRARSPRTAKARPEAIRAALAGASTLTEAWAQLPPGERHINSIRALLSQTLHDGAGFDRETWGPIEFEQIDGTTRTAYLPVVTLTKD